In Pseudomonas fluorescens NCIMB 11764, a single window of DNA contains:
- a CDS encoding ABC transporter ATP-binding protein, whose translation MSLTLEHVSRTVEGQTWIDDACLSFEPGSFNVLLGRTLSGKTSLMRLMAGLDKPDSGRILMNGVDVTQRPVRLRNVSMVYQQFINYPTMTVFENIASPLRQGGVSNELIQSKVLETAKMLRIEKFLQRYPLELSGGQQQRTAMARALVKDAELILFDEPLVNLDYKLREELRQEMRELFKARHTIAIYATTEPNEALALGGTTTILHEGRVIQSGKAAEVYHQPQTVLAAELFSEPPINLMPGRIAGNEVSFANFVHFPLNVDLRPVGEGEFRFGVRPSHISLVPSNDDDLELAVTVEVAEISGSETFLHVRNEHFLLVLHLPGVHEYDVDAPIRIYIPTHKLFVFDAQGRLVQAPGRRIARVA comes from the coding sequence ATGTCACTCACTCTGGAGCACGTCAGCCGCACCGTCGAGGGCCAGACCTGGATCGACGATGCGTGCCTTAGTTTCGAACCCGGTTCCTTCAACGTTTTGCTCGGCCGCACGCTGTCCGGCAAAACCAGCCTCATGCGCCTGATGGCCGGTCTGGACAAGCCCGACAGCGGCCGCATCCTGATGAACGGCGTCGACGTCACCCAACGCCCGGTGCGCTTGCGCAACGTGTCGATGGTCTATCAGCAGTTCATCAATTACCCGACCATGACGGTGTTCGAGAACATCGCATCGCCGTTGCGCCAGGGCGGTGTTTCCAACGAGCTGATCCAGAGCAAGGTGCTGGAAACGGCGAAGATGCTGCGCATCGAGAAGTTTCTCCAGCGCTATCCGCTGGAACTCTCCGGTGGCCAGCAACAGCGCACGGCCATGGCCCGGGCGCTGGTGAAGGACGCCGAACTGATCCTGTTCGATGAGCCGCTGGTCAACCTCGACTACAAACTGCGCGAAGAGCTGCGTCAGGAAATGCGCGAGCTGTTCAAGGCGCGCCACACCATCGCCATCTACGCCACCACCGAACCCAACGAAGCGCTGGCGCTCGGTGGCACCACGACCATTCTTCACGAAGGCCGGGTGATCCAGAGCGGCAAGGCTGCGGAGGTCTATCACCAGCCGCAAACCGTGCTGGCGGCAGAATTGTTCTCCGAGCCACCAATCAACCTGATGCCCGGACGGATTGCCGGTAACGAAGTCAGCTTCGCCAACTTCGTGCACTTCCCGTTGAACGTGGATTTGCGCCCGGTGGGCGAGGGCGAGTTCCGCTTCGGCGTGCGCCCCAGCCATATCTCGCTGGTGCCGAGCAACGACGATGACCTCGAACTGGCGGTGACCGTCGAAGTCGCCGAGATCAGCGGTTCGGAAACCTTCCTGCACGTGCGCAACGAGCATTTCCTGCTGGTGCTGCATTTGCCCGGGGTTCACGAATACGACGTTGATGCACCGATCCGCATCTACATTCCGACCCATAAACTGTTTGTGTTCGATGCGCAGGGACGACTGGTCCAGGCGCCCGGCCGCCGTATCGCGAGGGTTGCCTGA
- a CDS encoding sigma-54-dependent Fis family transcriptional regulator has product MAAPASPLSHDAIIQDSWSRCRAFGLDHQSAPAFDQLPAEGIAQLLESQHSLVQTTHQEVLPYYENILSNSNCLIMLADNQGQVLTSWGTQRFIEPSLTRGFSAGASWMERCSGTNAIGTALACEQAVHIEHDEHFLKANRFMTGSAAPIFDAERKVIAVLDVSSDSYLPPSHTLGMVKMMSQTVENRLILNLFHGQHFQLTFNTGLNNLDSQWAGLLIFDESGQVLSANRRADNLLGISLSRVSIESLFKVSLLELLNQPDGLPFSLQASGRNRFQCLLKRPKQAPIQARLFSETKSAEPAANAPAAISLNTLHFGDGRVEKAVRQAERLLEKDIPLLIHGETGVGKEVFVKALHQASSRSKQPFIAVNCAAIPAELVESELFGYEKGAFTGANQKGSIGLIRKADKGTLFLDEIGDMPLPTQARLLRVLQERCVQPVGSSELYPVDIRIISATNRSLREQVQLGRFREDLYYRIGGLTLELPPLRERSDKQALFKRLWEQHREPSQWAGLSREVLELFGRHPWPGNLRQVSSVMQVALAMAEEQPVRPEHLPDDFFVDLEMEPVDSPETLAVDLNDAEDLNRQLQAAGGNISHLARRLGVSRNTLYKRLRQAE; this is encoded by the coding sequence ATGGCCGCACCCGCCTCGCCGCTCTCCCACGACGCCATCATCCAGGACTCCTGGTCCCGTTGCCGCGCGTTCGGTCTCGATCACCAAAGCGCTCCGGCATTCGACCAATTGCCGGCCGAGGGCATCGCGCAGTTGCTGGAAAGCCAGCATTCACTGGTGCAGACCACCCACCAGGAAGTCCTGCCCTACTACGAGAACATCCTGAGCAATTCCAATTGCCTGATCATGCTCGCCGACAACCAGGGCCAGGTGCTGACCTCTTGGGGCACTCAGCGCTTCATCGAGCCGAGCCTGACCCGTGGCTTCAGCGCCGGCGCCAGTTGGATGGAGCGTTGTAGCGGCACCAATGCGATCGGCACCGCGCTGGCCTGCGAGCAGGCAGTGCACATCGAGCACGATGAACATTTCCTCAAGGCCAACCGCTTCATGACCGGTTCCGCCGCGCCGATTTTCGATGCCGAACGCAAGGTGATCGCGGTGCTGGACGTGTCCAGCGACAGCTACCTGCCGCCGTCCCACACCCTCGGCATGGTCAAGATGATGAGCCAGACCGTGGAAAACCGGCTGATCCTCAACCTGTTCCATGGCCAGCATTTTCAACTGACATTCAACACCGGGTTGAACAACCTCGACAGCCAATGGGCGGGTTTGCTTATTTTCGATGAGAGCGGCCAAGTACTGTCCGCCAACCGCCGGGCCGACAATTTGCTCGGCATCAGTCTGTCGCGGGTCAGTATCGAGAGCCTGTTCAAGGTGTCGCTGCTGGAACTGCTGAATCAGCCGGACGGCTTGCCCTTCTCCCTCCAGGCCTCCGGGCGTAACCGCTTCCAGTGCCTGTTGAAACGCCCGAAACAGGCACCGATTCAGGCGCGGCTATTTTCTGAAACAAAGAGCGCCGAACCTGCCGCAAACGCGCCCGCCGCGATCAGCCTCAATACGCTGCACTTTGGCGACGGTCGCGTGGAAAAAGCCGTGCGCCAGGCCGAGCGCTTGCTGGAAAAAGACATTCCGCTGCTGATTCACGGCGAAACCGGCGTCGGCAAGGAAGTGTTCGTCAAGGCACTGCATCAGGCCAGCTCTCGCAGCAAACAGCCGTTCATTGCCGTCAACTGTGCAGCGATCCCCGCCGAACTGGTGGAATCCGAGCTGTTCGGCTACGAGAAAGGTGCGTTCACCGGCGCAAATCAGAAAGGCAGCATCGGGCTGATCCGCAAGGCTGACAAAGGCACGCTGTTCCTCGATGAGATTGGCGACATGCCACTGCCGACGCAGGCGCGACTGTTAAGGGTTTTGCAGGAACGCTGTGTTCAACCGGTGGGCAGCAGCGAGTTGTACCCGGTGGATATCCGCATCATTTCGGCCACCAACCGCTCATTGCGCGAGCAGGTTCAGTTGGGCCGTTTTCGGGAAGATCTTTATTACCGGATCGGCGGTTTGACCCTCGAATTGCCACCGCTACGGGAACGCAGTGACAAGCAGGCACTGTTCAAGCGCTTGTGGGAGCAACACCGCGAGCCGTCGCAATGGGCCGGGTTGAGTCGAGAAGTGCTCGAACTGTTCGGCCGTCATCCGTGGCCGGGAAATCTACGTCAGGTCAGCAGCGTGATGCAGGTGGCGCTGGCCATGGCCGAAGAACAACCGGTGCGGCCGGAGCATTTGCCGGATGATTTTTTTGTCGATCTGGAGATGGAGCCGGTGGATTCGCCGGAAACCCTGGCGGTGGATTTGAATGATGCCGAGGATTTGAATCGGCAGTTGCAGGCGGCTGGGGGAAATATTTCGCATTTGGCGCGACGTCTCGGAGTCAGCCGCAACACCTTATACAAGCGGTTGCGCCAGGCTGAATAA
- the cysS gene encoding cysteine--tRNA ligase: MLSIYNTLTKSKEVFKPLDGNNVRMYVCGMTVYDYCHIGHGRSMVAFDLVTRWLRFSGYNLTYVRNITDIEDKIINRARENGEPFDLLTERMITAMHEDEARLNILKPDMEPRATDHIAGMQTMIQTLIDKGYAYAPGNGDVYYRVAKFMGYGKLSRKKIEDLRIGARIEVDESKQDPLDFVLWKGAKPGEPSWPSPWGDGRPGWHIECSVMSTCCLGETFDIHGGGSDLEFPHHENEIAQSEAATGKTYANTWMHCGMIRINGEKMSKSLNNFFTIRDVLEKYHPEVVRYLLVSSHYRSAINYSEDNLKDAKGALERFYHALKGLPSVAPAGGEAFVERFTQVMNDDFGTPEACAVLFEMVREINRLRESDLDAAAGLAARLKELASVLGVLQLEADDFLQAGAEGRVDAAEVDALIAARLAARAAKDWAESDRIRDQLTAMGVVLEDGKGGTTWRLAD, from the coding sequence GTGCTTTCGATCTACAACACGCTCACCAAGAGCAAAGAAGTCTTCAAGCCGCTGGATGGCAACAATGTGCGCATGTACGTCTGCGGGATGACCGTGTACGACTACTGCCACATTGGCCATGGCCGCAGCATGGTCGCGTTCGACCTGGTGACCCGCTGGTTGCGGTTCAGCGGGTATAACCTGACGTATGTGCGCAACATCACCGACATTGAAGACAAGATCATCAACCGGGCCAGGGAGAACGGCGAACCGTTCGATTTGCTGACCGAACGCATGATCACCGCGATGCATGAGGACGAGGCGCGCCTCAATATCCTCAAGCCGGACATGGAGCCGCGGGCCACCGATCACATCGCTGGCATGCAGACCATGATCCAGACCCTGATCGACAAGGGTTACGCCTACGCACCGGGCAATGGCGACGTGTACTACCGCGTCGCCAAGTTCATGGGCTACGGCAAGCTGTCGCGCAAGAAAATCGAAGACCTGCGCATCGGCGCGCGGATCGAAGTCGACGAGTCGAAGCAGGACCCGCTGGACTTCGTGCTGTGGAAAGGCGCCAAGCCGGGCGAGCCGAGCTGGCCGTCACCGTGGGGCGACGGGCGTCCGGGCTGGCACATCGAATGCTCGGTGATGTCGACCTGCTGCCTGGGCGAGACCTTCGACATTCATGGCGGCGGCAGCGACCTCGAATTCCCGCACCACGAAAACGAAATCGCCCAGAGCGAAGCGGCGACCGGCAAGACCTACGCCAACACGTGGATGCATTGCGGCATGATTCGCATCAATGGCGAGAAGATGTCCAAGTCCTTGAACAACTTCTTCACCATCCGCGATGTGCTGGAAAAGTACCACCCGGAAGTCGTGCGTTACCTGCTGGTGTCGAGCCACTACCGCAGTGCTATCAACTATTCGGAAGACAACCTCAAGGACGCCAAAGGCGCACTCGAGCGTTTCTACCATGCGTTGAAAGGCCTGCCGAGCGTGGCGCCGGCTGGCGGCGAAGCCTTTGTCGAGCGCTTCACCCAGGTGATGAACGACGACTTCGGCACGCCGGAAGCCTGCGCGGTGCTGTTCGAGATGGTTCGCGAGATCAACCGTTTGCGCGAGAGCGATCTCGACGCGGCGGCGGGCCTGGCGGCGCGCTTGAAGGAACTGGCCAGTGTGTTGGGTGTGTTGCAGCTGGAGGCGGATGACTTCCTGCAGGCCGGTGCTGAAGGGCGGGTCGATGCGGCTGAGGTTGATGCGCTGATTGCGGCGCGCCTGGCGGCTCGTGCGGCTAAAGACTGGGCTGAATCCGACCGGATCCGCGACCAGCTCACCGCCATGGGCGTGGTGCTGGAAGATGGCAAGGGCGGCACGACCTGGCGTCTGGCTGACTGA
- a CDS encoding DUF2160 domain-containing protein — translation MEWMSWTVPTATFFCVIALILVGMTTWELRSPSILRRGFLPIATTRGDRLFIGLLGSAYLHLLVIGVTDWSIWVASALSLVWLLAVMRWG, via the coding sequence ATGGAATGGATGAGCTGGACCGTCCCGACGGCAACGTTTTTCTGTGTCATTGCCTTGATCCTGGTCGGCATGACGACCTGGGAATTGCGTTCGCCGAGCATTCTTCGGCGTGGTTTCTTGCCGATTGCCACCACCCGTGGCGATCGGCTGTTTATCGGTCTTCTCGGCAGCGCCTACCTGCATTTGCTGGTAATCGGCGTCACCGACTGGAGCATCTGGGTAGCGTCCGCGTTGTCCCTGGTGTGGCTGTTGGCTGTGATGCGTTGGGGCTAG
- a CDS encoding glutamine--tRNA ligase/YqeY domain fusion protein, translating to MSKPTVDPTSNSKTGPAVPVNFLRPIIQADLDSGKHTQIVTRFPPEPNGYLHIGHAKSICVNFGLAQEFGGVTHLRFDDTNPAKEDQEYIDAIESDVKWLGFEWSGEVRYASQYFDQLHDWAVELIKAGKAYVDDLSPEQAKEYRGSLTEPGKNSPFRDRSVEENLDWFARMRAGEFPDGARVLRAKIDMASPNMNLRDPIMYRIRHAHHHQTGDKWCIYPNYDFTHGQSDAIEGITHSICTLEFESHRPLYEWFLENLPVPAKPRQYEFSRLNLNYTITSKRKLKQLVDEKHVFGWDDPRMSTLSGFRRRGYTPASIRNFCDMVGTNRSDGVVDFGMLEFSIRQDLDQNAPRAMCVLRPLKVVITNYPEDKVDHLELPRHPQKEELGVRKLPFSREIYIDRDDFMEEPPKGYKRLEPNGEVRLRGSYVIRADEAIKDADGNIVELRCSYDPETLGKNPEGRKVKGVVHWVPAAASVECEVRLYDRLFRSPNPEKAEDSASFLDNINPDSLQVLTGCRAEPSLGNAQPEDRFQFEREGYFCADIKDSKPGHPVFNRTVTLRDSWGQ from the coding sequence ATGAGCAAGCCCACTGTCGACCCTACCTCGAATTCCAAGACCGGCCCTGCCGTGCCGGTCAATTTCCTGCGCCCGATCATCCAGGCGGACCTGGACTCGGGTAAGCACACGCAGATCGTCACCCGTTTCCCGCCTGAACCCAACGGTTACCTGCACATCGGTCACGCCAAGTCGATCTGTGTGAACTTCGGTCTGGCCCAGGAGTTTGGCGGCGTCACCCACCTGCGTTTCGACGACACCAACCCGGCCAAGGAAGACCAGGAGTACATCGACGCGATCGAAAGCGACGTCAAATGGCTGGGCTTCGAATGGTCCGGCGAAGTGCGCTACGCCTCGCAGTATTTCGATCAGCTGCACGATTGGGCCGTTGAACTGATCAAGGCCGGCAAAGCCTACGTCGACGACCTGAGCCCGGAGCAAGCCAAGGAATACCGTGGCAGCCTGACCGAGCCGGGCAAGAACAGCCCGTTCCGTGATCGCAGCGTCGAAGAGAACCTCGACTGGTTCGCCCGCATGCGCGCCGGCGAATTCCCGGACGGCGCACGCGTGCTGCGGGCCAAGATCGACATGGCCTCGCCGAACATGAACCTGCGCGACCCGATCATGTACCGCATCCGTCACGCGCATCACCACCAGACCGGCGACAAGTGGTGCATCTACCCGAACTACGACTTCACCCACGGTCAGTCGGACGCCATCGAAGGCATCACCCACTCGATCTGCACCCTGGAGTTCGAAAGCCACCGTCCGCTGTACGAATGGTTCCTCGAGAACCTGCCCGTGCCGGCGAAACCGCGTCAGTACGAGTTCAGCCGCCTGAACCTGAACTACACCATCACCAGCAAGCGCAAGCTCAAGCAACTGGTCGATGAAAAGCACGTTTTCGGTTGGGACGATCCGCGCATGTCCACGCTGTCCGGCTTCCGCCGCCGCGGCTACACGCCGGCGTCGATCCGCAACTTCTGCGACATGGTCGGCACCAACCGTTCCGACGGCGTGGTCGACTTCGGCATGCTTGAATTCAGCATTCGTCAGGATCTGGACCAGAACGCTCCGCGCGCCATGTGCGTGCTGCGTCCGCTGAAGGTCGTGATTACCAACTACCCGGAAGACAAGGTCGATCACCTCGAACTGCCGCGTCATCCGCAAAAAGAAGAACTGGGTGTGCGCAAGCTTCCGTTCTCCCGTGAAATCTACATCGACCGCGATGACTTCATGGAAGAGCCACCAAAGGGCTACAAGCGCCTGGAGCCGAACGGCGAAGTGCGTCTGCGCGGCAGCTACGTGATCCGTGCCGACGAAGCGATCAAGGACGCCGACGGCAACATCGTTGAACTGCGTTGCTCCTACGACCCGGAAACATTGGGCAAGAACCCTGAAGGCCGCAAGGTCAAAGGCGTGGTTCACTGGGTACCGGCCGCGGCCAGCGTCGAGTGCGAAGTGCGTCTGTACGATCGCCTGTTCCGCTCGCCGAACCCTGAGAAGGCCGAAGACAGCGCCAGTTTCCTGGACAACATCAACCCTGACTCGCTGCAAGTGCTGACCGGTTGTCGTGCTGAGCCTTCGCTGGGCAATGCACAGCCGGAAGACCGTTTCCAGTTCGAGCGCGAAGGTTACTTCTGCGCGGATATCAAGGACTCGAAACCCGGTCATCCGGTGTTCAACCGTACCGTGACCTTGCGTGATTCGTGGGGCCAGTGA
- a CDS encoding carbohydrate ABC transporter permease, protein MSKRKLIPLLIYILFLLVPIYWLLNMSFKSNTEILSGLTLFPQDFTFANYKVIFTDPAWYTGYLNSLYYVSLNTVISLSVALPAAYAFSRYRFLGDKHLFFWLLTNRMAPPAVFLLPFFQLYSSIGLFDTHIAVALAHCLFNVPLAVWILEGFMSGVPKEIDETAYIDGYSFPKFFVKIFVPLIGSGIGVTAFFCFMFSWVELLLARTLTSVNAKPIAAVMTRTVSASGIDWGVLAAAGVLTILPGMLVIWFVRNHVAKGFALGRV, encoded by the coding sequence ATGAGTAAAAGAAAGCTCATTCCGCTGCTGATCTACATCCTGTTCCTGCTGGTGCCGATCTACTGGCTGCTGAACATGTCGTTCAAGAGCAACACCGAAATCCTCAGCGGCCTGACCCTGTTTCCGCAGGATTTCACCTTCGCCAACTACAAGGTGATCTTCACTGATCCGGCCTGGTACACCGGTTACCTCAACTCGCTGTACTACGTGAGCCTGAACACGGTGATCTCCCTGAGCGTGGCGCTGCCGGCAGCGTATGCGTTCTCGCGGTATCGCTTCCTGGGCGACAAGCACCTGTTCTTCTGGCTGCTGACCAACCGCATGGCGCCGCCGGCGGTGTTTCTGTTGCCGTTCTTCCAGCTGTATTCCTCGATCGGTCTGTTCGACACGCACATCGCGGTGGCACTGGCGCATTGCCTGTTCAACGTGCCGTTGGCGGTGTGGATTCTCGAGGGCTTCATGTCTGGCGTTCCGAAAGAAATCGACGAAACCGCCTACATTGATGGCTACAGTTTTCCCAAGTTCTTCGTGAAGATTTTTGTGCCGCTGATTGGCTCGGGGATCGGTGTGACGGCGTTTTTCTGCTTCATGTTTTCCTGGGTCGAGTTGCTGCTGGCGCGGACGCTGACGTCGGTGAATGCCAAGCCGATTGCGGCGGTCATGACGCGCACCGTCTCGGCATCCGGTATCGATTGGGGTGTGCTGGCGGCGGCAGGGGTGCTGACCATCCTGCCGGGCATGCTGGTGATCTGGTTTGTCCGTAACCACGTGGCCAAGGGCTTTGCCCTGGGCCGGGTATGA
- a CDS encoding ABC transporter ATP-binding protein, whose protein sequence is MAEIRLQNLAHSYTRTPSGPEDYAIREMDHVWEQGGAYALLGPSGCGKSTLLNIISGLLSPSQGHVLFDGKAVNDLTPEKRNIAQVFQFPVVYDTMTVFDNLAFPLRNQGMAEAKIHSKVQEIAEVLDLQALLSKKARNLTADEKQKVSMGRGLVRDDVSAILFDEPLTVIDPHLKWKLRRKLKQIHEQFNITMVYVTHDQLEASTFADKIAVMYGGQIVQFGTPRELFERPSHTFVGYFIGSPGMNLIEVQPQPGGVGFASTHLPLSDAQLQRIAESEWKTLKVGIRPEFVHVWDEPFDDAMQAQVVHVEDLGTYKIMTLNLDGAPLKVRLAEDKPVPEGTAYISFPAQWLMVYADDYLLEVQP, encoded by the coding sequence ATGGCCGAAATCCGTTTGCAGAACCTCGCCCACAGTTACACCCGTACGCCGAGCGGTCCCGAGGATTACGCGATCCGCGAGATGGACCACGTCTGGGAGCAGGGCGGTGCTTATGCCTTGCTCGGGCCTTCGGGCTGCGGCAAGTCGACCTTGCTCAATATCATTTCCGGGTTGCTCAGTCCGTCCCAGGGCCACGTCCTGTTCGACGGTAAAGCGGTCAACGACCTGACCCCGGAGAAGCGCAACATTGCCCAGGTTTTTCAGTTTCCGGTGGTTTACGACACCATGACGGTGTTCGACAACCTGGCCTTCCCACTGCGCAATCAGGGCATGGCCGAAGCGAAAATTCACAGCAAGGTGCAGGAAATTGCCGAGGTCCTCGACCTCCAGGCGCTACTGAGCAAGAAGGCGCGCAACCTCACCGCCGACGAAAAACAGAAAGTTTCCATGGGCCGCGGATTGGTGCGTGATGACGTCTCGGCGATTCTGTTCGATGAACCGCTGACGGTGATCGACCCGCACCTGAAATGGAAGCTGCGGCGCAAGCTCAAGCAGATCCACGAGCAGTTCAACATCACCATGGTCTACGTCACCCACGATCAGCTCGAAGCCTCGACCTTCGCGGACAAGATTGCGGTGATGTACGGCGGGCAGATTGTGCAATTCGGTACGCCGCGAGAATTGTTCGAACGGCCGAGCCACACCTTTGTCGGCTACTTCATCGGCAGCCCGGGGATGAACCTGATCGAAGTGCAGCCACAACCCGGTGGCGTCGGATTCGCCTCGACGCACTTGCCCTTGTCTGACGCGCAATTGCAACGCATCGCCGAGTCCGAGTGGAAAACCCTGAAAGTCGGCATCCGTCCGGAGTTCGTGCATGTGTGGGACGAGCCGTTTGATGACGCGATGCAGGCACAGGTCGTACACGTTGAAGACCTGGGCACCTACAAGATCATGACCCTGAACCTCGACGGCGCGCCGTTGAAAGTGCGCCTGGCCGAAGACAAACCGGTGCCGGAAGGCACGGCGTACATCAGCTTCCCGGCGCAGTGGTTGATGGTCTATGCCGACGATTACCTGCTGGAGGTGCAGCCATGA
- a CDS encoding carbohydrate ABC transporter permease — protein sequence MNKVQNNKAWWLVLPVFLLVAFSAVIPMMTVVNYSVQDIFDQSSRYFVGADWYKQVLLDPRLHDSLLRQFIYSGCVLLIEIPLGIAIALTMPTKGRWSSLVLIILAIPLLIPWNVVGTIWQIFGRADIGLLGSSLNAMGINYNYAANTMDAWVTVLVMDVWHWTSLVALLCFSGLRAIPDVYYQAARIDRASAWAVFRHIQLPKLKSVLLIAVMLRFMDSFMIYTEPFVLTGGGPGNATTFLSQTLTQMAIGQFDLGPAAAFSLVYFLIILLVSWLFYTAMTHSDANR from the coding sequence ATGAACAAGGTGCAGAACAACAAGGCCTGGTGGCTGGTCCTGCCGGTGTTTTTGCTGGTGGCGTTCAGTGCGGTGATCCCGATGATGACCGTGGTCAACTATTCGGTGCAGGACATCTTCGACCAGTCCAGCCGCTACTTCGTCGGTGCCGACTGGTACAAGCAGGTGCTGCTCGATCCACGGCTGCACGACTCGCTGCTGCGTCAGTTCATCTATTCCGGCTGCGTATTGCTGATCGAAATCCCGCTGGGCATTGCCATCGCCTTGACCATGCCGACCAAGGGCCGCTGGTCGTCGCTGGTGCTGATCATCCTGGCGATTCCACTGCTGATTCCGTGGAACGTGGTCGGGACGATCTGGCAGATTTTCGGCCGGGCCGACATTGGTTTGCTCGGGTCGAGCCTCAATGCGATGGGCATCAACTATAACTATGCGGCCAACACCATGGACGCCTGGGTCACGGTGCTGGTGATGGACGTCTGGCACTGGACGTCGTTGGTGGCGCTGTTGTGTTTCTCAGGCCTGCGGGCGATTCCGGACGTGTACTACCAGGCGGCGAGGATTGATCGGGCATCGGCCTGGGCAGTTTTCCGACACATCCAGTTGCCCAAGCTCAAGAGCGTGCTGTTGATCGCGGTGATGCTGCGGTTCATGGACAGTTTCATGATCTACACCGAGCCGTTCGTGCTCACGGGCGGCGGGCCGGGGAATGCCACGACCTTCCTCAGCCAGACCCTGACGCAGATGGCCATCGGACAGTTCGACCTCGGCCCGGCGGCAGCTTTCTCGCTGGTGTACTTCCTGATCATCCTGTTGGTGTCCTGGCTGTTCTACACCGCCATGACTCACTCTGACGCCAACCGCTGA